From Xyrauchen texanus isolate HMW12.3.18 chromosome 9, RBS_HiC_50CHRs, whole genome shotgun sequence, the proteins below share one genomic window:
- the LOC127649349 gene encoding C2 calcium-dependent domain-containing protein 4C-like: protein MWLLEKIRRSVEGNVLRQGESADKQSKAPTYGNVLTPDKIPDFFIPPKLVCCPPEEDTPEMKPKNGLHGSASEQNICCKMPQGSPRSPRLMNKLAGDTKNLLKAANRHIIQIESADDLVTDEEGDLNTNADPQAQTAMSLPYVPKAQTSYGFSTLMESPHTRRKESLFHSDPTSPLTSPNTQRRSQGNHLNPSDCNVSHSNPYRYFSGGESDTCSSAESSPFNSPLLSRSASLLKMFTHETQAKVSRAKRSLARHSSLSTDECSSVETSPNNRRRFRCPPSPALRGRKTGGNMDRFTQHTVNLQKGGTLRLCTDYDIDASRLHIRVLAAEDLYDKQFDIKSINCCVALYLNPGKLQKQRSTIIKNSRNPVFNEDFYFDSLPVARVKNLAIKMKVVNKGTSLKRDTLLGEREVPLKELLSGI, encoded by the coding sequence ATGTGGCTCCTAGAAAAAATCCGCCGTTCAGTGGAGGGAAACGTTCTGCGGCAGGGAGAGTCCGCCGACAAACAGAGCAAAGCCCCCACCTACGGCAACGTCCTCACTCCCGACAAGATCCCAGACTTCTTCATTCCACCCAAACTGGTGTGCTGCCCCCCAGAGGAGGATACGCCAGAGATGAAGCCAAAAAACGGGCTGCACGGGTCTGCGTCTGAACAAAACATCTGCTGCAAGATGCCGCAGGGCAGTCCGCGTAGCCCACGCCTCATGAACAAGCTGGCAGGAGATACAAAGAACTTGCTCAAAGCGGCAAACCGACACATCATCCAGATTGAGAGTGCAGATGACTTGGTCACTGACGAAGAGGGCGACCTCAACACAAATGCCGACCCGCAAGCACAGACGGCCATGTCATTGCCCTATGTACCAAAAGCGCAAACCTCCTACGGTTTCTCAACGCTCATGGAGAGCCCTCACACGCGTCGTAAAGAGTCCCTCTTCCATAGCGACCCTACAAGTCCACTCACCTCACCCAACACCCAACGTAGGTCTCAGGGTAATCACTTGAATCCAAGCGACTGTAATGTCTCCCACTCCAACCCCTACCGTTACTTTAGTGGAGGTGAGAGCGACACATGTTCTTCAGCAGAGTCATCCCCATTCAACTCCCCACTACTATCCCGTTCTGCATCCCTCCTCAAGATGTTCACTCACGAGACCCAAGCCAAAGTGTCCCGGGCCAAGCGATCCCTTGCCCGGCACAGTTCTCTTTCAACGGATGAGTGCAGCTCTGTGGAAACCAGCCCGAACAATCGGCGGCGCTTCCGTTGTCCTCCTTCCCCGGCACTCCGAGGACGAAAAACTGGAGGCAACATGGATCGCTTCACGCAACACACCGTCAACCTCCAGAAGGGCGGAACTCTACGCCTCTGCACAGACTACGATATTGACGCCTCCCGACTTCACATCCGTGTGCTGGCTGCCGAGGATCTCTACGATAAGCAGTTTGACATAAAGAGCATCAATTGTTGTGTGGCTCTGTACCTGAACCCAGGAAAGCTGCAGAAACAGCGGAGCACAATTATCAAGAACAGCCGCAACCCCGTCTTCAACGAGGACTTCTATTTTGACTCTCTTCCCGTAGCACGGGTGAAAAACCTGGCCATCAAGATGAAGGTGGTCAACAAAGGCACCAGTCTGAAAAGAGACACCCTACTTGGAGAAAGAGAAGTGCCCCTAAAGGAGCTGCTTTCTGGGATCTAG